In Juglans regia cultivar Chandler chromosome 13, Walnut 2.0, whole genome shotgun sequence, the DNA window attttccttacatgggggtcgggggcgccacagaaacgacgtcgtttcatgcttgggttttttttacttaataacaaatgacgaaacgacatcgttttgtcTATgacaaaacaacgtcgtttcgtTATTTGTTAAGATTCTAGAAACCCCCACCTCCCCGTGACTTAACCCATTCTCTTAGTTctttgaatctctctctctttgtctgAGTCTCGCTCACTCTCTACATCTCCGATTCTCCATCGCCGTCGAAGACTCCACTACGTCGTCGCCGTCGTCGTAGCCTTCCATCTGCATCTCCATCACCAAAGGTAAGAATCTTTCaattttggttaaattttttattgatttatggAATGGAGATTGGAGAAATGATGAGGTTTAATTAGAGATGGAGGATGGAATTatgtttgtgaattgtgtgctgtggagattTGATTGTGCATATGTTTTGATGATTGATGACTGTGTGTGTGAATCTACTctgtgattttgatttttgtgggTTTGTAATGTGTTTTGATGACTGAATACGTGATAGTGAATCAGTGATATTGATTTTGTAGCTAAATTAATTCGGATTGTAaccataaattaatttagggttccaattcgaaactctaaattaatttaggggtttcaatctctgaaacccctaaattaatttagggtatttcaaaatgccctatatattttttttattgtaaacaCGAAATGTAGAGTTCTGATTTTTTGGGTGGTTGTTTTGATAAGCTTGATGTTCTTGTGGCTTCCAAATAGAAGTAACACTTGATTTCCATAAACATGTCCAGTTTATGCAATATTTTCAATCTTTGATGTTGCTAAACTTTTTAGATGCATTATGTTTTCAAACTTTGCAGCCTTATAAAATTGGCAATAGGGCTTATTTGAACAACTAGTGTGTGTACTATGTAGTCCTCAACCAGATTAATAGTATTTTctgaaaggtttttttttttttttttttttcagttcaaCTGGaacaataatttcaaataaggATAGTTCGAACTGAAAAAGTACCCTTCAAACTTCAAACCCTTTATGTTGAAGGGCTAAATGATTATAatgtattatacaataaaacAGAGAGTTTATAATAAGCACTATGCTCATATTCATCCCAATGAACCAATTTCATcttggttagtacttttaatatttggtattttaaatttttgtttcatgtttataacttttaattgtaatttgttttattttgaacttattaatattgtaggttttataacttttatgataTCGATTCTCAATCTCATAGTAGTCGAcacaactcagtgaactcaccaCCACctgaaattgatcaaatttgaaatgttatgatttttttaatttacaattaattgtaatgttactacaataattaatagtacaatttgtaacatttactatttttagatgagtttgtaatattgtaaatttgtaatagtttattagttctcttaatttgtataattataatagTTTAGTGCCTTAGtgattattagttaatactATAGCATTAGTTGAAACttagtatatagttaatagttctatccatataatttattttttgttttcattttttaaatatatttattattgtagttAAATTTTGGGCCTCAAATAGTCCAAAAACAGGTTTGATTGTGTTTCTAGGCCATTTTGGGCCCAGATAAGTGAACTGGGCCAAAAACTCAGTTGGAGGGCGGACGGACGGAGGTCCACCCCCACACCCATGCAGTGGATGGGGTACCTCGCCCCAGAGTGCGAGGAAAAATTCCCCACCCCCGCCCATGTGGAGGaggggggcgggtagcacccctaaccTCTATGACATCATTGCGCAACCATTGTCCCATATGCTCAAGAATGATTCCTTTAGATGGATCTCTATGGTGGAACAagcttttgaagaattaaaaagaGCCATGACATCCGGACCTGTATTGGCTCTTCCAGATTTTTCGCAACTGTTCATTGTGAGTTCATTGTGAAATGTAATGCCTCTGGCGTGGATTTAGGTGTAGTGCTCATGCAAGGAGACCGACCAATTGCTTTTTTAGCCAAATTCTACATGACAAAAATCTTGTCTTATCCACATATGAGAAGGAAATGTTGGCCTTGGTTAAGGCGGTCCAAAAATGGCGTCCATATCTTTTAGGAGCCAAATTAGTTGTCTGGACGGACCAAAAAAGCTTGCAATTGCTTTTGGGACAAACAATTACTACAGCTGCTCAACAAAAATGGTTGGTGAAGCTCttgtgatttgattttcaaattcactacaaaaaaggCAAGGAAAGTTCGGCCGTAGATGCACTTTTcggaaaatttgaaattcaagtatGTGCAATATCTTCTTCTATTCCTAATTGGGTGGATctcataaaatctaaaattctggCTAACCCATACTTGTAGGAATTGGTGGAGAAAATCAAGGAAGGAGAAGCATTGGGACCGTGGCTATTCAAGGAAGGATTGATTTTCTTTAAGGATTGGATTTACCTCTTGCCCACATCAGAATTGATTATTCCTATAATCAAGGGCTCCACAAATCTCTCCACAgaatcaaatcaattttttattggaaGGGCATGAAGGGGCACGTACGGAAATTTATCCGAGAGTGTGATGTTTGTCAAAAAACTAAGGTGGACCAAGTCAAACCCACCGGTTTACTCTGCCCTCTTCCAATTCCGCGCCATGTGTGGACATATATCTAGATGGATTTTGTGGATGACTTGCCAACATCTAGAGGTAATTCTACCATTTTTGAGGTAGTTGATCGATTATCCAAATATAGTCATTTTACTCCCATTAAACACCTTTATACAGCCACCACAGTTGCCCAAACATTTTTTGACTACATATTCGAGCTTCATGGCATGCCCGAGTCTATTGTGTACGATTGTGACCCGGTGTTCACAAATTCTTTTTGGAAGAATTTATTCCTATTAAATGGAATTAAATTCAACTTTAGCTCAGCTTATCACCCACAAATCGATGGTCAAACTGAGGTGGTTAGCAAGACATTGGAGATATACTTGCGATGTTTCACGAGTTCTAACCCCAAAGAGTTGGTGGTTTGGCTTCTATAGGCGGAATATTGTTACAATATGAGCATTCACTCTTCCACTAAGAAAACACCCTTATAAATTGTTTATGGGCTCGAGCCTCTCACTTTACTTGCCTATGTTCATGGCACCTCGCGCGTGGAGTCCGTTGACAAATTTCTACTTGAAAAGAATTTGGTGATTAGGGATGTCACAGCCAACTTGAAGATTGCACAGGAGAGAATGGGGAAATATTATGATGAGAAGTGCACAGAGATGAATTTTAAAATGGGCGAATTTGTCTACCTAAAATTGTGCCCATATCGCCAGCTTTCCTTGGCAAAATGGAAAAATCTCAAGTTCAGTCCCAAATTTTTTGGTTCATTTAAAATCCTATCCAAGATTGGCACCATGACATATAAATAAGAGTTACCCTCAGAATCTAAATTACATCCACTTTTCCATGTTTCTCTCCTAAAAAAGAAGATTGGAAATCAATAGGAAATCTCTCACACTCTACCCAAATTACCAGCATAATCTGCACCCCACCCACTTCCTCAAGCCATTTTGAAAACTCtcaaaaaagggagagaaacgGAGGTTCTTATGCATTGGAAAAATCTCTCTCCTGCTAAGGCCACATGGGAGAATCTGGTAGAATTGAAAACATGCTTTTTCCTTGAGTACAAGAAAAGTTTTAAGGAGGGAAGACTTGTCAGGGACCAAGCATCATGGGATGGGAGTGATTGATGCTTACCATTAATCAATTAAAATCAATGTTATTTCCTTATGTTATTTCCTTTCAATAAAATTGTGTTAGAATTATGCAAgtgtaattttcattttctatcaaGAGTTGTTCGGCTATTTATCGGCTTGAGGTCATGAATAAAATGATGACTTGATTATTACTCTCAACCTGGAGTTGAATTGAAGCTGTGGTTTTCCTCGAATTAAACCAATATAAGGAGGCCTAGGATCCCTCCAAGTATCCTACAAATTTACCATCATAGGTGGAAAACACAAGGATGATCCTTGTTCTCTACTTCATAAACCTGCCATGAGATCCCAAACTATGGCACATAACAGAATTTGATTTAAGTTTTTGCCTACCAATACAAGTGCATCCTTTTGCTACATATACTGACTTCCCTATGTAGCTCTTGGGCCACAGGCCAACTTAACCAAACAGTAAAAGTAAAGCAACTAATACAATTCTAACAAACAATAAATAGGCCATGGCCCGACCTAACAAAAACATGTAAATAAAAGAGGTGATGGCTTTGGCCCACAAGCTGAGCCCAACTATTAACCTCTTATTACCCAACCCAAGCCCACTATGACTTTCGCCCCTACTGTCACCACTACAGACATGTGACAAACCCTTCCCCTTCAAGCACCTTGCCCTCAAGGTGTGGTTATGCTTCCACCCTTTCCTTGCAGCTGAGACTAGCTTCTTACCCTCAAAGTCCTTGAGCTGACCCACAACCTTCTCCTCGATGGAATTTACCGTATAGGGGACCTCATaaactttcttcttcaacttttctAGTAGTGGAAGGTGAGTAATAACAGCTTTTTCAAGCTAATGCAGAGAATGACAACCCGGTAAAGACAACAAGCCTTGATGAAACCCTATAAAGTTTTCAGCCACTTGTGCCTTATCAACAAAATGTTATGCCCAATTACCCCATATCCAACATTCACTGTACTTTCCATTGCATTCCAAGTCACCACAACTCTCTTCGAAATCTCATTAAAGAATTTCCTAGTGCCTCCCATCTCCTCTTACTTCAAATATTCCATTCTCATGATATTCCAAGAGACCAAAGCTCTATCTGACATTTTATCAAAGAGTAGCCTCACAATACCCAACTGCAATGAAGGCACCATTTTACTGCTCTTGGTATTATTGCCAAGTTTCAGCCTCCCATGTTCAAGCTGTAATTTCAGCATTGATTTTCCTGATGCaatcattaattttattatagggGTGGCTCCTAACCCATTGATTAGGAGCACCAATCTGTTGTCTCGTGTAATGGGAACAAAGTTGGTTTCCAATGAAAGTATTTGATGAAGAACCTGAGAGACCGCCACATCCACAAGCTGAAGGTTGGCCACAGCAACACTAGGTTTCCTATAAATTCTAAGGCCAAGGTCCATTTTCCCTAAACTCAAACACTTAGATGTAAATTGCGCAAACAATGTGCAAACAGATAGAGTAAAACCCATTGTTCCAACCATTTCTGATGCACCTCTTGCTTCAGCAGCAATATCAGCACATAACATTTTGTAAAGATCTTCATTGTCATTCGTCACCACCAAGGCCACAACACCTCCTGACTGCTCACCTTCCTGCTTTTTCATGAAGTTGCAACCACCACGAGCACCACGTACAGACAAAGCAATCAATCTAGAAAATATTGATGATGAGCTGGAGTCCTCCCTAACAAAATGTTCTGTCCAGTTACCACATATTATAATGCCACCATTTCCACTCTTATTCTACTCCATTATACTACTTACTACAACAACCACACTAGCACAATTAAAATAGACACACCAAGATGTAATCTCTTTCAATGCAAACAATACACCACCAAGTAATAAAGGTCTCCTTCCAAGTCTATCAACTATTCCAAGTCTATCAACTACAAAAACAACTGCTTCTAATACAATCACATGCTCTCTAACTTTTACAAGCTCAAGTCGTGTTTCCTGATTACTGTCATTGTTGCAGAGAACAATAGAGTttagtgaattttttataaacatggaAAGACAACCCTCAACTCCTCTTTGAACCCAAATTCCATAACTCTATCTACTTTATCCAAAATTAGGAACCTGGTCTTAGAGAACACAAGAGGAATGTCAAGATTGACTTTAGGCATTTCATTAAACAATTGAAGCACAATTACTGTCTTTTTCATGTGAAGCACCAAGACAACATTAAATTCTCCGTACAGTCCTCTCAAAACTTGCTAAGAGCCTCCAATGGCATAGACATTCATCAGGCCACCGATGACTTCGTGTGGGACAAGGTCACTATTGTCCTAGACAATAAAATGAGGCTGCCTAAAAATTTTTGCAAGAAGTTTCCTCCACTTCTCAACTCCACGAATTCGAGTATTAGCATATTCCTCGTCGTCAATTTCTAATGCAATATTTGGTCCATCAACATAAAGTATGTTTTCCATAGGTAGTCTAACTTCGTTGTCCCAAATCAGGATGCCAAAACCATAGATCTCGTCCAGCTTCACGGCGACTTGTGGGAACTCGATGGTCGACTACCTCTCGAGTTGTCTAAAGGTGTCCTATAGCTTGTTGACTGTGGGGATCACCGAGTGGCCCAAAGACGGGGTCGACAATGGTGATGAAGGTGACAAAAAAGTCAACGAAATTACCTCGTCCGCCATGGGCGAATGGGACTGGTGTCGATGGGTTGGGTCAACAAAATGGATGTGGAACCACACCTAGGGTTAAAGGTTTTGAGAGAGTTTGAGACAAAGATTGGATTGCTATGTCTGttaagtgagagagagtgaacACCTGATCAGTAGGGAAGACAAATCATAGTGGAAACAATAAGAGTACAAAGGTTTTGGGGGTTTAATCTGTAGAGTGACATTCTTGGCTCCTACGAAGAGAGAATGCTTGGTATGCACCATGGGAAAAGAAATGGAGAGCTTGAAAAATATGTGTTTGTTTCTCCAGAAAGTATAGAAAAGGAATTGAATCTGAGTGATTCTCCTTCTCATCGGCTCAAAAATTGTTCAAGGAGATGAGGACAGAGATAAGGAAAATGAACACCACCTGGGTCAAACTCCCATCTGGTGCACAGGAAATTAAGAACGCCACCATCCTTATCGTTGAGGCTGAGAATGGTCCCAATTATTGGGTCCCCTCTGTTTCCGGCTATGGTTTGATTATTGTTTGGTACCATcattggaaaaggaaaaaacggGAAACTGGAGGATATtttgaagaaaggaaaaaaggaatcTCATTGGAATTgacttcccatttttctttccccATTGCTGCGTGTTCTTTGTCTTCCTACAACACACACTTGGCATTCCAAATACGTTAACTCTTCATTGAAGTTGTTTATGAAATCTTCAAAATTGTTCCTAACATCTTCGAATATTTGCAGGAAAACTTCGTAACGTTGCTGTGATTGTTCGACCAGCTCCttattttgagtaatgataagagaatttcttccattttcataGATTGATTGCATAGAGATAGGTGTCTCTGGTACCAATTGTAATACTCCAAAAATACTTGATAAAGAAATGCATTGAAAATGGCTCATTATGAGGGGAGAACCTCTAGAAAGTAGagatagaagaaaaagaggataGAAAAGAGAATAATGAATTTGATTTAAGTTTTTGCCTACCGATACAAGTGCATCCTTCTGCTACATATACTGATTTCCCTATTCTTGGGCCACAGACCAACTTAACCAAACTGTAAAAGTAAAGCAACTAATACAATTCTAACAAACAATAAATGGGCCATAGCCCTATccaataaaaacatacaaataaaaGAGGTGATGACTTTGGCCCAGTGGCTGAGCCCAATAACTAAACTCTTATTACACCCTACTGTCACTACTACAGACGTGTGACAACCTTCCAGTCTTCTTATGAGCTTTTCTTATGAGGTTGAACATGTAATGATCGAGGAGGGTCCTAGGATCATCTCAGGAAATGACAAACTCTATATTTGATCAAGTTTATGCAATAACAGAGAGGttactttcaaaaaaataaaaataaaatcaacataaCGCTAGCTGTCACGATATAGTTCATTACCCCTGAAAATTAAGGgcccttttcttttgtttctaggTAATCTACCTATCCATCtatctaaataaatatatatatatatatattatcaattgtgtttacattaatttttttaatattatttatagggATAGGTTGTTCATTCaacctcaataaataaaaaaaaaaacgtatatATTCTTTGGATAATACTACTCTTCCCTCTCTATTTTACCGCTCAACTCTACCGCtttgcttttttaattttttttttacttagtgattaaaaaagtgttttttaataatattataaatttttttatttttttaaaaaacatttaaaagtattaaaaaatacatgtatgaaaagacaaaaaaaaaaaaaaccctatacCTAACGATAGCTCCCAACAGTAGCTGGGAGAGTTGAGTGTAGCAGCACtcatattcttttttgtttttgggattATTTGGTTCTATGCAGCAAACTATTTGACATTTAGTCTATGTGAATGCATTATATATAGCCATGTCATTAtccaataatttattatttcatgagcTTTGCTACTTATCATTTCCATACACAATACattacacttatttttattttttttattttttttttagttttattattcctaaactaattgatttcttttactcatcatctatacaaCACAcgtttcataaaataaaaaaattatgtatgatttgtggatgatgaatagaatttttcttatttcattaataattggTCTACCAACACGATGCATGGATAGTCGATACTTGTCAGTTGAGCCTGCGTAAATGGTTCATATTTCACCTTCAGAATTTAGAAACTTTATAGTATCTTTCATCTGGACCATCCACCGAACCCATCTCCTAATCATACAAGTAAGGGCAGCAAGAGGCATGTGAAAAAGCTATAACTTCGTACATCAGTTCAAATTCTAGACAACCTACCTTAATAGCATAACAtgctaaaatattattctagCTTGATTCTTGTTGATCTTTCATGCCAAACTAATAAACCATCCCATGCTCAATTTTTAAATGGCACCCATTTCCTAGATGTCATAAAAAGttaccaaaaatgaaaaacctgTCAAAATGtgtttcctctttctttttaaaagatcTATTTACAAGCATGGTTTTTGATACACACAACACACCAACAAATTGAGTCctacaatgataaaaaagtattgaactttttactttttttttttataactataatagtCCCTACAATTGATAAGAAACTACAACTACATTTAACAGCTTTTCATAATTATCATATAAtttgaaaccatctcaaccTTATGGTTACTATAAATGAAAGAACACTCGGGGATATAAAGGCCAAAAATGAAGAAGGGTTCAagttatagataaaaaaatgttacatggGTTTTCTCTTCTTCTGCAATCTCTGCGACTTCTTCCACTTGAGGTAGATCTGGTATGACAATCCAGAGAAGACCATGAAAACGCACCCCCATTGCTTTGTCGACAGGGGATTGCCACTCAGGAGTGAAGAAACCACAATGCTGACAAACTTGCGGGTGGTGGTGATCGTGGTATTAGCAAGGGAGCCAAATCGACTTATGGTCAGAAAGATGAAATTCTGGCCCACTGCCCCACAAAGGCAATAGAGAAAAATGTCCCATGCTGCCTCCGGATGCTGCTTGCAAAACTGGACTGCCTCAAATCCGCTTGCCTGGGGCCAGCCGAACATGTAGATCATGTTGTAAATGGTACCCCATAAGTTCATCCCTAGCATAATATTCCAGGCACTTGTTTTTGGGTACCTAAACCAGAGAAAGCaacaaaaatatgaataatttatacCTTTCGGGATAGGTTGGTGAGTATGTGTAACAGCCAATGTGATATAGGTCATCATTCTAAAAGAATCAATTTGTAAGGTGCTCCATGGAACAAACAAAGGGGAAAAGAAGGTGCAGGCTTCAGAAACCCTGTTTCTAGATCCAATGTGGGAACGTTCAACTGCAACACATTTAATGCTTCAAAAAATGCATGCTAGTTTTATAGTTCAATAATTTAGCCCGCACCAGAAAGGGAAATAGGACGACACTACCAGGAATTTTGGAGAGCAAAGACCGACACAGCCATTCTCAAGCCTTTTTAAGAACGTGATGAGCATTTCTGAAGTTCACACGAGCATATGGAGTCATCTAAATTAATCCTCAAATGAATACCATCTTGCTTTCTTTCCAAATTTCAGACTCATGTCAACAAGTGAATTCAAGGTGTATAGAGGGggaggaaaaatgttttacaaaGAGGGATGAAAGCCGTTTTCTTGGCCAAAAGGTAAACTGGGAATCGAAATTCTGGAACTCCTATAGGTATGTAATTTCTCTAGGTGTGGTGATTttgcttaaatatttattgaaatcaaattattatGTTGAAGAGTATAGTTTTGcccacattttgtttttgtttctcatGGGTGgaagacaaaaataaatgaaaaagtagTCCACAGGGGATAAATTTCTAGAAATAAATGAAGGCTTATTAGTAAATTGATCAAGTTCTTCCATGGCAGAGGTACGGAGATTTGCTCTTAAAAATCAACGACAAATTGCTTTTTCGGTCAAGTACAAAACAAACTTTGCTgtgatgcattttttgtttgttgcttATTGACTAGTACACAGGAACAAGTCAAATGGAAAAAGCAATAGAAAACTTTAAACATTATCAAAAGACCAAGTTGTTTTAACTTACTAGATACTAAAATCTCAATTGGAAACAATAAAactttgtgcatttttttttttccataagtAGTATTTTGTTAACGTACCTAGCAGAAATTGAATCCTGAGTAGCATTTGTAAATCCATCAAATGCAAGGTTCAGGAAACATAGCCCATATCCAAGGGGTGCATTTGGATGTGCCAGCTTGCTTATAGTCTTTGAGCTAGTCTGCAATCAATTCAACTATATATAAgacaaacataaaaatcaaaaatGAGTTTGCTAGAAGCAATCATTTACCCCCGAAGATATCTTAAGAACTGAGCATGAAAATagttcaaaaagaaaaaaattattcataaagacATAATCATCACCTTTAGTAGTGCAAATATAGACACACCTCCAGCAACAAGGAGAGTACAAAGATACTCTGGAAAAGTGTATCTTATACCATAAACTAAAGTACCCATCAGCATTACTGCATACAACAAGATAAAACATTAgttactggaaaaaaaaaaaaaatcactgtcATGGATATATTAATCGACTTGTACAAATAATCCACTCTCAACACAACAAATAAGCAGCAATAAACTTCCCCATTCATTTCATTGAtcatcattttaaaaaccgCAATGGCAGAAAAAAGCCATTATTTTCATAAACTCTTTACATATATAGCAAATTCTAGTTAAGCTCTAGGATCATCCCTTCCTTTTTCACACAAGAGATGCCATCAAACAACACATCTCAATCAAAGGAAGgccaaaaatatacaatttgtaaGTCCTCTAATAACAATCTTTCTTCCAACcagaaaaatgatgaaaatctttctttttcctttgcaaGTTAAAAAAGGTGTCGAGGGAATGTAGGATTGGTTTGTCGGTAAAAGCATGCAGTTTCCAGTTAGATATCATCATGCTTGGCGAACAGCAGATTTGTTTAAGCTCAGACTGTATAAACTTGTAAATATTTCACCTGGAATCATTTTTGAGGATTTTGCCAGGAcctgcaattaaaaaaaaaaaaaaaaaaaagcatcaatATTTTCTGCAACACCAAATTAAATTTCCCTGATTGGTAATAAGGAAGAAGAAATAgtcttcatgcatttttttataggttgtCTTCATGCAATTACCATCCGACAATGAAATTGAGGAAAAAATACTGAGAATCATATTAGAAAACTGGAGTAACATCATGCAAGTGGATCATCCAGACTACCAATCAccatattatagtttttttgtttttctttctataaGTGATGACCACATCATAGTGACATTCCCACTTTTCCTTCCAAGTATGAATAAACCGTTGAATAAAGAGAAGTAGACACATGCCTGGGCAGGGTAGCTGATATACTTTAATGCTTCGATACCCATAGCTGGACCAATCGTGTTTGTAATG includes these proteins:
- the LOC108988807 gene encoding UDP-galactose/UDP-glucose transporter 3-like; protein product: MEAHGVGLRRVLVLSFCVAGIWSAYIYQGFLQETLSTKRFGPDGKRFEHLSFLNLAQNVVCLIWSYIMIKLWSSGSNGGAPWWTYWSAGITNTIGPAMGIEALKYISYPAQVLAKSSKMIPVMLMGTLVYGIRYTFPEYLCTLLVAGGVSIFALLKTSSKTISKLAHPNAPLGYGLCFLNLAFDGFTNATQDSISARYPKTSAWNIMLGMNLWGTIYNMIYMFGWPQASGFEAVQFCKQHPEAAWDIFLYCLCGAVGQNFIFLTISRFGSLANTTITTTRKFVSIVVSSLLSGNPLSTKQWGCVFMVFSGLSYQIYLKWKKSQRLQKKRKPM